aaaaaactcagttaaattttgatgatgctatgaaaacatggtaatttaagaaaaatagaagTACATCTAATGAATCACTGTAACCAAGAACAGAGTTGAGGAGCTTGTATTTTGAGAATTTGTAAGTTTGTGTGTCAATAATTCATGTATGTTAGTATATTGTccaaaaaggaattaaaacgTCACTGTTTGGTATGTCGCCTTAacccattcatgcatgaattatgataacctcagtcaggattttgttttcccccaattgtttttattcatctttaggcatgaaaaacaaggtttgaactttattttatttcaacccatttttctaaaaaatatatttacatgtccactgagatggccaccatgcattttgctctagaaatatggatttaacaaacaaatggataaaatgatatacagtgtattgaactgtgaaatgtgatgtgaactataaaataaaataattgatgcataaataattcaaacagcattgagggattcactctcctgtatagattcccaagtctctcagatgacatattttcaagaacagcGGCAGTAATAGCCTAATTGTGGCCAATGAATTGTAGTTGAAATatagctggtgatgcatgatgtgcactttagtggacatgagattaatcataattgcctcccaatataacatcaatacttggaaaattttgcaattgtataactccttagatgttcctcgatgtcaccatatttttctttcctgcaaaggtctcttttttatagaaggcttgaacaaaagaaaatgagctacttggtgtttctggctgcctgccggccatcttggtttgactctttttttaaaaaagaatttgcaatggctagccaatcactggcagtggaagaaatgatgcaataggatccactgtagtggctgatgtccaactatgccatcaaaactcatgcacatacaagaaaacagctttagaagagctgcacactgtcatgacctctatgcatggaagggttaaaggcatcaataatgaacacaacacaaataaattgctatcatattacaattctgcataatacacagtggagaatcacagtgatattgtaataattgaaggtatttttctgctgttctatcaaaagttgtcaggagaggcaaagaattctaaactaaatagttacagagaagagggggagaaataaactgatttcagaatGACGGAATGAGATCTATAACGAATGAAACACAGGTTTCAGGTAGTTTAGCTCCGCCCACTAAGACTGTCTCCGCCTGTCTTCTCTAACGTCCGCAGTTGAGACATAAACTCTGACTTGGTGACACTCAGACTCCCACTGGACTTTCcattcaatttacacatttcttcatatatgtataaacacacacacacacacacacacacacacacacagataaaactaccagaaatacatatatatataatatgaccaacatatgacaaaaaaactaccacaaatatgaataaaatgaccaaaatatgagatgaaactaccataaatatgaacaaaatgaccaaaatatgattggttgataatgtatcagtgttattattgattattgatgggttgcagggacagagatttgtgtctgagtctctgctgccatctattggtccatcaacaacatgacttttcccagatttaatcccagagtcctgacttgttagtagaatgatgaagaggtcagaggtcacagcatgcagtgtaaaagttccagagaagacattaacagcAGATTGTGAATTTGTAATagttccagccccagcccgagcgttcatttgtttgcatctattgtactacAGCTAATTTATAACAGCTCAATTTTTAGTGATGTATTTGAGCTAATGTATTATACCTACCGTGgggtggctgtggctcaggtggtagagcgggtcgtccaatgatcgaaaggTCGGCGTTTTGATTCTcactctgtcctagtcatgtgctgttgtgtccttgggcaagacactttacccacctggcctccagtgctgctactcacactggagtatgaatgcatgtgaatgttggtggtggtcggaggggccgtaggcgcagattgtcagccacgcttccgtcaatctgccccagggcagctgtgactACAAACGTAGTTTACCACTgccgagtgagaatgtgtgagtgaatgaataaaaataatataaatcttcttggaatcgtccacttcctgtttgtcaaagtggccttctgcctggacaggttttgttggagctcatggaacaaacattttgggtaagtgcactttaatatggatggatgacactgaattagagtctgttttaatgagactgagttaagatgtgtagctctgtcattaaataggaaattatttctcagaattcacagagaaagtctgaaatgtttgctagattaacgtcccacatgttctttggctcagctaaagctaactctctccaacctttggatctcttgagttgcttgttgttaaaatatcttgctagaggtgctgaagctcagaaagtctgagatgtttgttcagaataagctcattctcaagtcttatctgaactgtcctcttttgtttgaactttccctgaacttaggagttaatgacagagcagcacatccagactcagtctcatttatgtagagattaaacttcagtgtcattcattgatgttaaagtgcagtttttcaaatgtttgttgcacatgctcccgactaaaccagtccaggtggaagacgatgtgaagagaaagctccagaggatgaatatcacacttttacattggaaattaatgtcctttaattagacattgtcatgcaaaagttggatttccccttaatgatgttcaaatctttgttgagtgttttgttgatgttggtttctaaatgttttttgacacttggccccaaagattaaaaccttttacggctcacaagctgcaacaagtcacacattatcaactatctttctgactatactaagataaaaagtgaaaaactgcctgattcctgcatcatgaatgtaaatctttttgttttttatgacagtaacctgaatatatttgggtttgacattttataaaccataacaagaaatgaattagtggagaaaacaatcaactgaTTAATggccaaagaaaatgtgttttccaacatatatggctgaattactccaacattacaagatacatacagttttaattcaatttatttatataacaccaattagaggtcaaattgtctcaagacactttatttttatagtaagaaatttaaacctcttgactaatccaatttatatatttatattctacccaacatcctggactaatgtcagaatgttttttcttctttacaagctgctctgtgtctttgttcagGTTGAGAGGACTTTGGGTATTGAGGCTGCAAGATCCACCATCATCAATGAGGTTCAGTACACCATGGTCAACCACGGAATGAGCATCGACCGGCGTCACGTCATGCTTCTTGCTGATCTTATGTCCTATAAGGTATGAAACattgctctctctccctgtgtgcgttcatgagtgtgtgtgtgtgtgtgtgtgtgcgcacacactcactaccggtcaaaagttttagaacacctaAATGTTTCCAGTTCTGTATTGGAAAGTATGCATGttcatgtctcattgtactctgaaatgaaagcatagaacacataaacaaatgatgttcaaaaaaacctatttagaaaccaaaatgtattctaaactattgactcatcaaagtagccgcCTTTGCCAGatacaacagctgaacacactcgtggcattctttccacaatagaaatcaaatattcttcagaaagttcttcccaaccctgttgcagaagttcccataaatgtgtggcacttgtaggttgttttactttcactcttctgtccagttcatcccaaaccagctccatggggttgaagtctggagactgtgcttaCACtcccatgttttcaagctcatcgtctggttctttgttcctaaagtagttctggcagagcgtggactgatgttctgggtcattatcttgctgtaggataaACTCCTGACCAGAGGGTTCgtcatggtgctgcagaatgctgtggtagctgtttaggttAGGGATGTGGAAAACAGATCCTTTAATAATGACTGGACTGAAAAGTAGGCATTTATCATGCCAACCTTCCGAAATGCGTCACCTGTATGCCTCATTTGCAACGAAACTGTTGCTGTTGCAAAAGAATATAATCTGCGCCGTCACCACAACACTAAACATACAAATTTCAAGGATTCATATCCTGAGCAGTCAGAGGCCCGTCAGagaaaaatggccacattgAAATCTGCCTGCACCCGTGCAAATGGCATTATTACTCGAACTTTAACTGATCAAGAGAGAGTAAGGTGTGCATCTCTGCAGGCTGCCTGGGTGCTTTGCAAACATAACTGGCCTTTCACGGAAAGTGAGCTTTTAAAGGAGAGCATGGTCACCGTTCTGGAGGAACGGTGCCCCCGACAAATCCATGGACAGAGTTATTgcatctgtcaaacaaatgcctctctctgcttcagctgctgcacgTCGTGTCCACGTCTTGGCAGAGCATGTCCAGCCAGCTGTCATTGACGGGATCAAGGAAgccaaatacatttcactggCTATTGATGAGTCCACTGACAACACGGATATTTCACAGTTGTGCGTTTTTGTCAGATACTTTGATGGCAAAGATTTccgagaggagctgctggcatTGCTTCTGCTGGAGGACAACACCACAATTCTCCACAAACGTAGTGAAAATGATGCCGTTGGACGAGGCGTCCATTCAGAGCGAGCTGGCTGAAATCCaggctgctctccatggtgctgaaagcctGAGCGCATTCTGGATGTCTTGTCCCGAGGACTATGGCACATTGAAGACGCTGGCTATGTATGTGCTCACCATGTTGGGTTCAACCTACACCTGCGAGGCTGCGTTCTCCAAGATGAACTCGATAAAAACACACGAGAGGAACCGACTGTCAAACCAGTCTTTGGAGGACTGTTTGCGCATAAGTCTGACAGCGGCCAAGcctgatgtgaaaaagttggtgtcagaggggaaatgtaacTTCAGCCATTAAGCAGTGTGAGGAGCCCATTTCAGCCTTGTGATCTGAAATCGCTATAGCCCACTTAACGTTTTATTTGATGTGCGAACGTTATTTgtgacctgttttgttctggtaccaggttagtatttatttaccatgctattttaagttatgccagttggtttttcctcctttttttgtcctgagaagtctactagtttgaagcttgttgttgagactttgaaataaaaaccaaatgttaagtaagggcatgaggaaaagttatgttaaaaaaaagaactgtgtgaaacaataaatgttaaacagtgcagcgagtctgtcctcatttcggaatgtagcctaaatagagtcataaatggtggggattactgatagttaagagtctcagttattgttgttttcagttgctttaatagtgtggaccgcatgatattttctctttgatcctCACAATTTTGGAATCCAGTCGGGGGGCCGGATTGGACGGTTCGGCGGGCCGgattcggcccgcgggccgccagtTGATGATCACTGCTCTATATAGTTAGCCCTCCTATTACTTTTGGGGTCAGTTTGACTCCATTCAATCTTTAAAgtctctaaataaatgattgactttttttttttttttgcttcatatttaatgacgtTTCTTAATTTGATGAGGACGACTgggtaaacataaaatgaacatgatgATATGTTTTCAATGTCCTGTACACATATTATATGCATCGGTGTCCTTTGTTTTAGCTGTATAAAACAGctatcaacattttacacacatttgtgttGGTTATTTTGGATGATATTGAGGTCAGCACAATATGCACTTCTATAATCTTCCAAATGCTTCAAGGCCTTGCTGTAACACCCGTATGGCTCAACGTGTTACGCGGGTGACGCATGTACAGAGCTGGccccccgacgcagcggcccgggttcgattcccgctcgcggccctttgctgcatgtcttcccccaactcttctcccctgtttcctgtctctatctcactgtgcctaaataaagccgataaaaagccaaaaaaatagcgtaaaaaaaaaaagatttgaatttacttttgtaaattttactttgttgttaGTAAGTTGCTGCCACTTACAGCAGTGTTGACAggcttttttgagaaaatgcagtcaTAGTCTGTTCATCACACCCgtgtttaatttgaataaaggATAAAAGAAGCACTGTAAtgctttgtatttcttgttcccATTTTACGCTCTGAACATAATGAACCATGATCTcaaagctgagtgtgtgtgtgcccaacagtgatttttgtgtactgcTACACCCTTACCTCTTCCTGTGTAATTCAGTAGCATTTGCCATTTATTGTCCTCTTGCACTGCTGTGActgacactttgttttttgctccatAGGACCCAGACCTGCTGGGATCTGTACAGATGTCTTGATGAGGGTGGGAGTGGTTTCAGTAAAGGAGAGCTGGATCAGTCTACAAACACATTGTTGTAACCAGTGTGGGAAATCTTTCCGGCAGTCAAGTTATTTGAAACGTCATATGCTCATCCACACggaagaaattagttttttactgtgatatttcctcatgtttgacaaagtGGTTATTATcttaactgtgaaataaaagcccTCCTTAAACGTTATTTAATCTAGTCTCATTTTCAAAAGAGGCCTGAGAACAACAGACATTCCAATAAACTACCCTTAGTTAGTAAAGTGAAACTAAATCAATCGTATTTTTTAACTATTGTAACCAAACCTCCACTGCCAGTATTAGAACTAGCgatatgcttttatttctaaaacattGCCAATGATTTTGACAAtcattctgtggttttatttgagaAAGTTGTGTGCCGCCAGCATTGTCCCTACAGGGGGCAGttgttttaaaactacatttgtcTTCCATGTGTCACCATTTGCTTGCATATTTCATAAACATCACAATCACTAATTTCCAACTCTATACTGATGATATTTTCCTGGTTTTCTTAGCTGGCTGGAGATGAATTTTGCATCCCTACCCTGATTTTCATTATCGAGGCTCGCTTTTTCCCCTAACATTCTCCCACAACGGGAGTGTTTGACCTTTAAAGTCACGGTTTCTTCTACTGACCGGCACCTTTGTGATTAATCCTTGCAGCTCTACTGCATGATCTACTGTTTGCTTTACCCCGTTAGTCATTCTCATACTAACactgcagtttctgctgctgctggttttcaacaaattccagGAGAAGAACATACTTTACTCCCATTCACGTCTCCCTGTGATTTACTATTGATTTAGCTGAATTTAGCTTTAAAGCACAGCATGCTCCCCTTCTGTCTTCCGTTAGGCTCTGCTaagcctcctgctgctgaagcCTTCTTACCTGGAGCATTGGTttggaaaaataagtaaataaagtcCAAGGACTCACCTATGTGGGCCCCCTCAAAATTTTTCATTATCACTCCCTGTTTTACCTCTGCTATTTTTTCGTcatgttttttaatgatttattcagtgttattgtataactttgtttttcaaagtcggtgtcaatgttttaaagctttatacCCATGGGAGAtgacttttaatgtgtttttcatcccaCCAAACAGAGGTGGGATATTTGTATGCATTGCACCTTATCAGCCAGGAATAGAG
This genomic interval from Amphiprion ocellaris isolate individual 3 ecotype Okinawa unplaced genomic scaffold, ASM2253959v1 Aocel_unscaffolded226, whole genome shotgun sequence contains the following:
- the LOC118469666 gene encoding uncharacterized protein LOC118469666 isoform X1, encoding MIESTQFFSSLLLRSGEQVERTLGIEAARSTIINEVQYTMVNHGMSIDRRHVMLLADLMSYKLLHVVSTSWQSMSSQLSLTGSRKPNTFHWLLMSPLTTRIFHSCAFLSDTLMAKISERSCWHCFCWRTTPQFSTNVVKMMPLDEASIQSELAEIQAALHGAESLSAFWMSCPEDYGTLKTLAMYVLTMLGSTYTCEAAFSKMNSIKTHERNRLSNQSLEDCLRISLTAAKPDVKKLVSEGKCNFSH
- the LOC118469666 gene encoding uncharacterized protein LOC118469666 isoform X2, producing MEERQGVCWKIQVERTLGIEAARSTIINEVQYTMVNHGMSIDRRHVMLLADLMSYKLLHVVSTSWQSMSSQLSLTGSRKPNTFHWLLMSPLTTRIFHSCAFLSDTLMAKISERSCWHCFCWRTTPQFSTNVVKMMPLDEASIQSELAEIQAALHGAESLSAFWMSCPEDYGTLKTLAMYVLTMLGSTYTCEAAFSKMNSIKTHERNRLSNQSLEDCLRISLTAAKPDVKKLVSEGKCNFSH